Below is a window of Tolypothrix bouteillei VB521301 DNA.
GCTAACAGTGCCTTAGATGGAATGCAGCCTCGGTTAACACAAGTTCCTCCCATGTCAGCCGCTTCGACAATCGCTGTCTTGAGACCGCAGCTAACGGCGTGTAGAGCAGCACCATGTCCGCCCACTCCAGCGCCTAAAATCACTAAATCGTAATCGAACCCTTCACTCACGTTAGTTTCCCCGCGTGCATTCACCAACTTTATTTTTAACTGACCAAACGATCGGTGCAAGTCTTAATTTTATGCTGTTGCTCAATCAAGATTATGACTTAAGATACTAGGGGACAAAATTCTTAGCGTTTTTCATAATGTAACATACATTACCAAATAATCCAAGTTGTGTGGGCACTGCTCGCCATCAGACGTATACAGTTGGGCATTGGGCATAGTACATATAGTTCAACCCATGATATGTGTACTATTGTTTGTGCAACTAAAAGAGCGGTGTAGATAGTTTACTTATTAGAATGCTCGAATGAGAGTACCTGAAGTTGGTTTTCCTAAAACAGCCCGAACTAAATTTTCAGGAATACTTCCATCAAGAATCCAGCAATCGATTCCCAAACTAGAAATAGCTAAAAACTCTTCTACTTTCTTTTTCATTCCCCCAGTGACATCTACTGAGTGACTTAAACCTAAAGCGGTTTCAATTTCACAATAGTTACTTTTAGTAATTAGAGAAATAACGTCTCCTTTTCGATCGCGAACTCCCGGATAATCTCCAGCATTAATTAAAATAATTTTATCTTGATTTTGCTTGAGGAAATATTTAGCTAATTCTGCTAATAAAGTATCTGTAGAGAGGATAGTACCGCCAATTTCCTTATCCAGAACAACATCACCAAAAACTAAAGGAATTAAATCGGTTGCTAAACTGTTATCTATGCATGAAAAATTTCTTTCTATTAGCTTTTGATTCTCAGTCACAACCATTGTTACTGGAGGTAAGCTAACCACTGGTAGACCTGTTTGCAAAAAAATCTTAGCTAGTAAGAGATTGAGGTCTAAAACATCTTGGTGTACCAGGCAAAATCCCATTTTTTCAGAAGGAGAGACAAAACCCTCGATAGTGTTGTACTTCTTAGCCGACTGATGACCAAAAGAACCCGCTCCATTGCCAATAATTAATTTGAGATTGGGATTTTGAGCCCGTATATAATGTATTTCTCTAGCCAATCGTTGCATAACTTCGGGTCGAGCAGTGTAAGGTTTTTCCTTATCTGTAATGAGAGACCCTCCCAGCTTTATTAGTACTAGAGCCATAATAAGTTTTTAAGAAAAGTGGAACAATCATCTTGATGGAGCTTATCTTGAATACAAGACAAATCCTTCTTTGTCAATTTCAGCTTAATTTTCCTTCAGCGAACGCCAACGTTCAACCTAAATAATGATAATTCAATAGTACTATTGCTGTGCGCTATTCAAAACCTGTCCAAACTATTAGATAGGATTGCTATATTAAACCCTTGTAATTCGAGGGTGAGCAGGAATGCTCACCCTCAGGGTAAAGCGGGTATTTTTCAATTTGATTTATTACAAATTCCCCAGAGTTTGCAAGTTTTTGACCTTTGCAACGGGTGGAGCAATCTCTTTTCCATTTTGAGGTAAAAATCGCCCTTGTAAACCGTAGCTCACTAAGCCCATATACTCATAAAACAAAAGCACTGCGGTTTTACTTGAAGATAACCCACTTGGTACGGGGCTAGTATGTGGAGTGACTTCAAACCCCAGACTTTGAAAAGTGAGTAGCGATCGCAACATGTGAGGGGGATCGGTTACCAACAAAATTCTCTTGACTCCTCTTGGTTGTAATTCTGATGCGGTGAAGAGCGCATTTTCTCTAGTCGTTTCAGAACAATGCTCCTCGCTTAACGCGGAAGCGGGAATACCTTTTTCTTTAAGTTGCTCGACAATTTCAGAACCATCACCTGAACCGCTAGCAAAAATCAAAGGTGCGCGACGGGCTTTCCAAAGTTCAGCAGCAACTTCCACTCGCGACCTTCTAAAAGGTTTCCCCCGTCCCAGTACAACAATTGCATCTACACCGGTACCAGAGTCAGGGGGAATAAAAGCAACTAATCCTTTTTTTGCAACTGCGATCGTGAGTGGAAAAGTGGCGCTAAAGTATACAACCAGTAACAACACTCCCAAAGTACTGATGATGCGTTTCCAACGCAGTCGGGGAAAAATCCAAGGTAATAAAACGAGAAACAAGAGTGGTAACACGATAACAACAGGTGTTGTCAGCCATTGAGAAAGTGTCGCCTTTAGACCAAGCCACTGATTTACAGAATGATACTGTCGGTAAGCTTCGCTAACGCACATAGCTAAGTTGAACATGCAGTTAACCCATGAGACTGTCAATACACTCTTTACTTTTTGTTATGTTAGCGAAAACTCAAATTTTGATGTGTTATCTACAAGCCACCATAGATTACCTGAAGCGTAGGTAGGTGAATTTAAGTATAAAAGCCACCTTTAACAGTTATATCATTTACATTATTTTACCGTATTAGTACTTCTCAATTTTGTATAAATTGCATTTAGTAAGCCCGCGCAGGCGGGCTTTGTTTGTATAGCCCCACATTTCCAATGTGAGGGAATTTTAAGCGCAACCTCATATAGAATTGGTATTACATTCAATAGTAGGGAATGCTTATCCCACTTATATTTCAACAATTAAATATAATTTATATATATGAAAAAATAGGTTTTAATAGGCAACCTAACTTCTTTATATATCTTACGAAGAGATAAAAAAGTGAACGAAACGATCGCTAGCTGCAATTAAGCTTTCCAGAAAATAAGAATACGCCCTTCAAATGGAATTGTCAAGACTTCCCTAAATCCTTACGTTTCTGACTTATTAATTAAAGAATTGATGAACTTACTTTCTTTTCTTACTTCATATAGTATGAATATTGATTGGTTGTATGTTTTGTCTGTTCTTAGTTGACATAAACAGCAATTATGGTTATAACAGTTAATGAAAATTAACCTAATTCAAAAGGATAAAGATGAAAAAAGCTAGACAGATTAGCAGAACTATATATAGCTTTGCTTTTCAAGCACAGGTAGCTTTTTCAGTCCTTATTCCAGGTTGCTTTTACTGAAATTTTTCCATTTAAGTTATATGAGAAAGTTGAGAAAATTTTCTGGCTTTCCGATTTCACATCTATCATTTCCTACTTTCTAGTAAGTAGAGATTGAATAAACATAAGTTAGTTTACCATTTAAGGAGAATTAAAATGGGGCTTTGTGATGGTCTTTCAAACCCAAATAAAAAGGATCGGGTTGTAGCTGATTGTACAAAGTTGCTAGACGAACAAGTTGCATCAATGGGAGGCGTTTCTGGGTTAGCTTTGAAAGCTGGCTACGCTGCGGTTAAAGGAATTGCGCCCACGTATTGCACGGGTGCTATTGAAAGGATTCTACCGCAATCCCTCACAGCACTCGATCCCATTTGGAATGAGGGTGTACAAACAGGAGACCCAGTCGCACACTTAGTTCAAAATCGTACTCGTACCGCAGACGCGTTGCTCAGTGTTACAGATGAAAGGATCGAAAAAAGCCAAAACACAACCGTGAAAGGCGTATATAGCAAACTCCGCAGTTCGGCTAAGAAGCACGTGGAGGAAGCAGTACCGGGCTTAGCTAAGGTAATTGATAGTTACACTAAGAACTAAAGTCTTACTAATTCATTAGC
It encodes the following:
- a CDS encoding YdcF family protein, whose translation is MFNLAMCVSEAYRQYHSVNQWLGLKATLSQWLTTPVVIVLPLLFLVLLPWIFPRLRWKRIISTLGVLLLVVYFSATFPLTIAVAKKGLVAFIPPDSGTGVDAIVVLGRGKPFRRSRVEVAAELWKARRAPLIFASGSGDGSEIVEQLKEKGIPASALSEEHCSETTRENALFTASELQPRGVKRILLVTDPPHMLRSLLTFQSLGFEVTPHTSPVPSGLSSSKTAVLLFYEYMGLVSYGLQGRFLPQNGKEIAPPVAKVKNLQTLGNL
- a CDS encoding DUF6918 family protein — encoded protein: MGLCDGLSNPNKKDRVVADCTKLLDEQVASMGGVSGLALKAGYAAVKGIAPTYCTGAIERILPQSLTALDPIWNEGVQTGDPVAHLVQNRTRTADALLSVTDERIEKSQNTTVKGVYSKLRSSAKKHVEEAVPGLAKVIDSYTKN
- a CDS encoding isopentenyl phosphate kinase, with product MALVLIKLGGSLITDKEKPYTARPEVMQRLAREIHYIRAQNPNLKLIIGNGAGSFGHQSAKKYNTIEGFVSPSEKMGFCLVHQDVLDLNLLLAKIFLQTGLPVVSLPPVTMVVTENQKLIERNFSCIDNSLATDLIPLVFGDVVLDKEIGGTILSTDTLLAELAKYFLKQNQDKIILINAGDYPGVRDRKGDVISLITKSNYCEIETALGLSHSVDVTGGMKKKVEEFLAISSLGIDCWILDGSIPENLVRAVLGKPTSGTLIRAF